One part of the Gossypium raimondii isolate GPD5lz chromosome 1, ASM2569854v1, whole genome shotgun sequence genome encodes these proteins:
- the LOC105779387 gene encoding TIR-only protein has product MHMQRYSSAAMKMMNFHRNFLALQTPTNPLVTNKACDVFINHRGIDTKRTIATLLYDHLSRLNLQPFLDNKNMKPGDKLFDNIDNAIKNCKVGITVFSPNYCKSYFCLHELALIMESKKKVIPIFCDIKPSQLALVNNGTVPDKDLERFKLAIEEAKNTVGLTFDSLKGNWSDVVTSASEIVIESLIEMKSEEI; this is encoded by the exons ATGCATATGCAACGTTATTCATCAGCAGCCATGAAAATGATGAACTTCCATCGCAACTTTCTTGCCCTCCAAACACCAACGAATCCCCTTGTGACAAATAAAGCTTGCGATGTTTTCATTAACCATAGGGGCATTGACACCAAGCGGACTATAGCCACCTTGCTTTACGATCACCTTtctcggttaaaccttcaaccTTTCTTGGATAACAAGAATATGAAACCCGGCGATAAGTTGTTCGACAACATCGATAACGCGATAAAGAATTGCAAGGTCGGCATCACGGTTTTCTCGCCGAATTACTGTAAGTCCTATTTTTGCCTCCATGAATTGGCTCTTATCATGGAGTCGAAGAAGAAGGTAATCCCGATCTTTTGCGACATTAAGCCTTCGCAACTTGCTCTTGTCAACAACGGAACTGTCCCGGACAAAGACTTGGAGAGGTTCAAATTGGCTATTGAGGAAGCGAAAAATACTGTCGGGCTCACGTTCGACTCGTTAAAAGG GAATTGGTCCGATGTAGTGACGAGTGCTTCCGAGATTGTGATCGAAAGCTTGATCGAGATGAAAAGCGAAGAGATATGA